A window of Triplophysa dalaica isolate WHDGS20190420 chromosome 7, ASM1584641v1, whole genome shotgun sequence contains these coding sequences:
- the LOC130426252 gene encoding ER lumen protein-retaining receptor 3 isoform X2 codes for MNIFRLSGDVCHLVAIIILFLKIWKSKSCAGISGKSQVLFAVVFTTRYLDLFTSFISLYNTVMKVVYLALAYATVSLIYLRFRSTFDSESDSFRVEFLLVPVAGLSFLENYAFTPLEILWTFSIYLESVAILPQLFMITKTGEAASITTHYLFFLGLYRALYLGNWLWRYHVEEFFDQIAVVSGVVQTIFYCDFFYLYFTRVIRGSGKMSLPMPV; via the exons ATGAACATCTTCCGTCTGTCAGGAGATGTTTGTCATCTGGTGGCGATTATTATTCTCTTCCTGAAGATCTGGAAATCCAAATCATGCGCAG GTATATCAGGGAAGTCTCAAGTGTTGTTTGCTGTGGTCTTCACCACCAGATACCTGGACCTGTTCACCTCCTTCATCTCCCTCTATAACACTGTCATgaag gtgGTGTATTTGGCTTTGGCGTATGCCACCGTCAGTCTGATCTACTTGCGCTTCAGGAGCACGTTTGACTCTGAGAGCGACTCGTTCAGGGTGGAGTTTCTTCTGGTTCCTGTAGCCGGTCTGTCATTCCTGGAGAACTACGCCTTCACTCCTCTGGAG aTTCTGTGGACGTTCTCCATCTATCTGGAGTCTGTGGCGATTCTTCCTCAGTTGTTCATGATCACAAAGACGGGTGAAGCCGCGTCCATCACCACACACTATCTGTTCTTTCTGGGTCTGTATCGAGCGCTTTATCTGGGGAACTGGCTGTGGCGTTATCACGTGGAGGAATTCTTCGATCAGATCGCTGTGGTGTCCGGTGTGGTTCAGACCATCTTCTACTGTGATTTCTTCTATCTGTACTTCACCAGAG TGATCAGAGGAAGTGGAAAGATGTCTCTGCCAATGCCAGTGTGA
- the LOC130426249 gene encoding GTPase IMAP family member 9-like, whose protein sequence is MFSVSGGSADVRMVLLGQTGSGRSSAGNTILSRDAFWTDVSPVSVTGRCQRAEGVVEGRRLQVIDTPGFFHTCLTPDEVRAELSRCVKLSEPGPHIFLLVLRPCRQTREQRSGLDWFSTVFGPQFLRHTLVLITWGDTLREKPADDFLKESEELWEFVRECAGGLHLFENTRGREERSQVAELLKKTDLLIQKNDGTCYTVDMLLQAETAIRHIQRRILGGDGEEEAGRGGRDEEEARKRAERLFWYELVTAVGRGAVEGSGVMEKGKGKGKKVKAVQRAAAIASTPLSITTAAKAMGGAIREGVKVLQKHKKTFPN, encoded by the coding sequence ATGTTCTCCGTTTCAGGCGGTTCTGCTGACGTGAGGATGGTTCTGTTGGGTCAGACGGGTTCAGGCAGGAGTTCTGCTGGAAACACTATTCTGAGTCGAGACGCCTTCTGGACGGACGTGTCGCCCGTGTCCGTCACCGGCCGATGTCAGAGGGCGGAGGGTGTGGTGGAGGGGCGGAGACTGCAGGTGATTGACACCCCGGGCTTCTTTCACACATGTCTGACCCCAGACGAGGTCCGGGCGGAGCTGAGCAGGTGCGTGAAGCTGTCAGAACCCGGGCCGCACATCTTTCTGCTGGTGTTGAGACCCTGCAGACAAACCCGGGAGCAGAGATCAGGTCTGGACTGGTTCAGCACCGTGTTCGGACCTCAGTTCCTCAGACACACGCTCGTTCTCATCACCTGGGGCGACACGCTGAGAGAGAAACCTGCGGACGACTTTCTGAAAGAGAGCGAGGAATTGTGGGAGTTTGTGCGGGAGTGTGCGGGCGGCCTTCACTTGTTTGAGAACACCAGGGGTCGTGAGGAGAGGTCACAGGTCGCCGAGCTGCTGAAGAAGACCGATCTGCTCATCCAGAAAAATGATGGGACGTGTTACACCGTCGACATGCTCCTGCAGGCCGAGACCGCCATACGACACATACAGAGGAGGATTCTGGGAGGGGACGGAGAGGAGGAGGCGGGGCGAGGAGGGCGGGACGAAGAGGAGGCGAGGAAGAGGGCGGAGCGTCTGTTCTGGTATGAGCTGGTCACGGCCGTAGGTCGCGGGGCGGTGGAGGGGTCCGGTGTGATGGAGAAGGGCAAGGGCAAAGGGAAGAAGGTGAAAGCCGTACAGAGGGCGGCGGCCATCGCTTCCACGCCGCTGTCAATCACAACTGCTGCTAAAGCGATGGGCGGAGCCATCAGAGAGGGAGTGAAAGTACTGCAGAAACATAAGAAAACATTCCCCAActaa